One Candidatus Angelobacter sp. genomic window, TTTTGGGACAAGCTTTACCTCGGCAGGACGGTTTCCGAAATCCGCGTGCCGGCGACGTACCGTTACCATCTGAGGTTGTCGGATCCCTGGCGACTGGACGTGTCCGGCCAGACATGCATCGTCATCGCCCCTGTCATCCGTCCCAGCCTGCCGCCGGCGATTCACACCGATCAAATGGAAAAGAAATCCGACGAGGGCTGGGGCCGGTTCAATGCCCGCGAGCAAATGGCGGATCTCGAGAAGCGCATTACGCCGACGCTCTCCCAATACGCTGCGGACGGACGGCACATCGCCCTGGTGCGCGAACAATGCCGCAAAACCGTGGCCGAGTTCGTGAAGACCTGGCTGCTCAAAGAAGACCAGTGGCGCACCGACCGTTTTCACACGATCAAGGTCATTTTCGCCGATGAAACTAACGCCGTGCCGGAACAAATCACACCAACGATCCAGTTGAAATAATCCGCGACGACCGGTTGCAGTCCCGATAGGTTTGCGCCGCAGCCGATAACCCACAAGATCCATGAAATGCCCCGCCTGTTTCAACCCTCTCACCTCTGTGACCATCGGCAGACTGACTGCGGATGTCTGCCGCGGCAGCTGCGGCGGCGTGTGGTTCGACGCGTTCGAGCTTCAGCAGGTGGATGAACCGGACGAGTCAGCCGGGGAATGGCTGGTCAACATCGAGCGGGACTCGAAGCTGCGCGTGGATTTCAACCGCAAACGCGCCTGTCCGAAATGCGACGGCTTCACACTCAAACGGCGTCATTTCAGCGCGAAACGGCTGGTGGAAATTGATGAATGCCCCGGCTGCGGTGGTTGCTGGCTTGATGCCGGCGAGCTGGGAAAGATTCGCGACGAAACGGGTGAAACAACGCG contains:
- a CDS encoding zf-TFIIB domain-containing protein, producing MKCPACFNPLTSVTIGRLTADVCRGSCGGVWFDAFELQQVDEPDESAGEWLVNIERDSKLRVDFNRKRACPKCDGFTLKRRHFSAKRLVEIDECPGCGGCWLDAGELGKIRDETGETTRQKEALAATQLRLTAPVLRYLYQIRVDAGK